One window of the Acaryochloris sp. CCMEE 5410 genome contains the following:
- a CDS encoding phage holin family protein — MIPLAWGVNTILGLILKLIVTAISLFIISKLPFVGVEIDSPGKAVFSAFIFGILNALVVPLFALLELGPKLTDIVIAGPIHFVLNIIIFALAAALVPGFSLKNKILDPIVGSILLTILNTVINHLLPFGGTAKAALVVAGIG; from the coding sequence GTGATTCCATTAGCATGGGGCGTCAACACAATCCTAGGACTCATCCTGAAGCTGATTGTGACCGCCATTAGTCTCTTCATTATTTCCAAATTGCCATTTGTGGGGGTTGAGATTGATAGCCCCGGTAAGGCTGTCTTTTCTGCCTTTATCTTCGGTATCCTGAATGCTTTGGTCGTACCGTTATTCGCTTTATTGGAGTTAGGACCGAAGTTGACCGATATTGTGATTGCTGGCCCCATTCACTTTGTCTTGAATATCATTATTTTTGCGCTGGCCGCCGCACTGGTCCCTGGATTTAGCCTGAAAAATAAGATTTTAGATCCCATTGTGGGCTCCATCCTACTCACCATACTGAATACAGTGATTAACCACCTCCTCCCTTTTGGTGGAACGGCAAAAGCCGCATTGGTGGTGGCTGGAATCGGTTAA
- a CDS encoding bifunctional 4-hydroxy-2-oxoglutarate aldolase/2-dehydro-3-deoxy-phosphogluconate aldolase yields the protein MTQNLWLKTVRHHRAIGVVRAPELTLGVRMAEAIAQAGMTLIEIAWNSDQAATLVTQLREALPNCHIGVGTILTVDQLRVAIAAGAQFCFCPHVNLDIIQAAVAQDIPIIPGALSPTEIVTAWQAGASSVKIFPVEMMGGSQYIQSLQGPLGHIPVIPTGGVTLENAVALIKAGAVGVGLSSYLFPKAALQAEDWPAIIRRTNQLLQQLQDCCCD from the coding sequence TTGACGCAAAATCTTTGGTTAAAGACGGTGAGACATCATCGTGCAATTGGTGTAGTTCGGGCTCCCGAGTTAACCCTGGGTGTTCGCATGGCGGAGGCGATTGCCCAAGCCGGGATGACGCTAATCGAAATTGCCTGGAATAGCGATCAAGCCGCGACCCTGGTGACTCAGCTCCGGGAAGCTCTACCCAACTGTCATATTGGTGTGGGCACGATTCTGACGGTTGATCAGCTACGGGTTGCGATCGCAGCGGGCGCACAGTTTTGTTTCTGCCCCCATGTCAACCTGGACATTATTCAGGCAGCAGTGGCTCAAGATATCCCCATTATCCCTGGAGCCTTATCTCCCACTGAGATCGTTACGGCCTGGCAAGCAGGGGCCAGTAGTGTCAAGATTTTTCCGGTGGAAATGATGGGAGGCAGCCAATATATCCAGAGTTTGCAGGGGCCTTTGGGACATATCCCTGTGATTCCCACGGGGGGCGTAACCCTAGAGAACGCGGTGGCCCTGATTAAAGCAGGAGCGGTGGGTGTGGGGCTTTCGAGTTACTTATTTCCCAAAGCAGCGCTCCAAGCTGAGGATTGGCCAGCGATCATCCGTAGGACAAACCAGCTATTGCAACAATTACAGGACTGCTGCTGCGATTAA
- a CDS encoding TrkA family potassium uptake protein, whose amino-acid sequence MYSILEKKYQQIQRELFLGIGAFGGVIVLGTLWYWVVEHWPLIDALYMTVITLSTVGFMEVNPLSDRGRVFTIVLIIVGVIWLGYIANRFTEAVIQGYFRDGVRLQQQRRLLEDVSEHFVLCGFGRTGQQIAQEFASENIPFVIIDQDEEGVEMAQNLGYVTVQGGATQDPTLLQAGIKRASGIVTTLASDADNLYAVLSAKNINPSIRAIVRANSEDALAKMQQVGADAVVSPYMTVGKRMVAAALRPQVVNFMDVALTGSEPGFYIEELLIDADNCPYVGQTLGVADVRSQTGASILAIRRANGELIGAPSAQTEFRSQDLLICMGTTQQLQALNQALSPQS is encoded by the coding sequence GTGTACTCGATTTTGGAGAAAAAATATCAGCAGATTCAACGAGAGTTATTTTTAGGAATCGGGGCATTCGGGGGCGTCATTGTCCTAGGAACCCTTTGGTACTGGGTCGTCGAACATTGGCCGCTCATCGATGCTCTCTATATGACGGTGATTACCCTCTCCACCGTGGGCTTTATGGAGGTGAATCCTCTTAGTGATCGCGGTCGGGTCTTCACAATTGTCCTGATTATCGTGGGGGTGATCTGGCTCGGCTACATTGCCAATCGCTTTACGGAAGCAGTCATTCAAGGGTATTTCCGAGACGGCGTCCGTTTACAGCAACAGCGAAGGCTCCTAGAAGATGTCTCCGAACACTTTGTGCTCTGTGGGTTTGGCCGCACCGGCCAACAGATTGCCCAGGAGTTCGCCTCAGAGAATATTCCCTTTGTGATTATTGATCAGGATGAAGAAGGGGTTGAAATGGCCCAGAACTTGGGCTATGTCACTGTTCAAGGTGGTGCGACCCAAGATCCAACCCTATTACAAGCCGGTATCAAACGAGCTAGCGGTATCGTCACCACCCTTGCATCTGATGCCGACAATCTATATGCGGTGTTGTCTGCAAAGAACATCAATCCCTCCATCAGAGCCATTGTCCGGGCAAATAGCGAAGATGCCCTCGCCAAAATGCAGCAAGTGGGAGCAGATGCGGTTGTTTCTCCTTATATGACCGTTGGCAAACGGATGGTTGCCGCGGCTTTACGGCCCCAAGTCGTCAATTTTATGGATGTGGCGTTAACGGGCAGTGAACCCGGCTTTTATATTGAAGAACTGCTGATTGATGCAGATAACTGCCCTTATGTGGGCCAGACTTTGGGCGTTGCGGATGTGCGATCGCAAACCGGTGCCTCCATCCTCGCCATCCGTCGAGCTAACGGTGAACTGATAGGGGCGCCATCAGCGCAAACCGAATTTCGCAGCCAAGATCTATTGATTTGCATGGGAACTACCCAGCAACTGCAAGCCCTCAACCAAGCCTTATCGCCTCAGAGCTAA
- a CDS encoding NrtR DNA-binding winged helix domain-containing protein translates to MDTAQNRLLALLVKRNSDPYAGDWALPGTLVQEGESLEAAAYRILAEKLRVENLYLEQLYSFGGPHRDPREAPDSYGVRYLSVSYFALVRFEDAMLIVDEGCEIDWHPVETLPTLAFDHPDILAYGHRRLCNKLEYSPVAFEVLPDRFTLADLYQLYSTVLGENFTDYSNFRSRLLKLGFLADTGEKICRGAGRPATLYRFDVEAFAPFRDKPLVFV, encoded by the coding sequence GTGGACACGGCTCAAAATCGCCTGCTGGCTCTCCTCGTCAAGCGCAATAGCGATCCCTATGCTGGGGATTGGGCCTTACCCGGAACCTTAGTGCAGGAGGGCGAATCCCTGGAGGCTGCCGCCTATCGGATTCTGGCGGAAAAGCTACGGGTAGAAAACCTGTATTTAGAACAGCTCTATAGTTTTGGTGGTCCCCACCGAGATCCCCGAGAAGCACCAGACAGTTATGGGGTCCGCTATCTATCCGTTAGCTATTTTGCCCTTGTCCGCTTTGAAGATGCCATGCTGATCGTGGATGAAGGCTGTGAAATCGATTGGCATCCGGTGGAGACTTTACCCACTCTCGCCTTTGATCACCCCGACATCCTTGCCTATGGCCATCGGCGGCTCTGTAACAAATTGGAGTACAGCCCCGTGGCCTTTGAAGTATTGCCCGATCGCTTTACCCTAGCGGATCTCTATCAGCTATACAGCACGGTTTTGGGGGAGAACTTTACGGATTACTCTAATTTCCGATCGCGACTGTTGAAATTAGGATTTTTGGCCGATACGGGGGAGAAAATCTGCCGGGGAGCAGGCCGTCCGGCCACGTTATATCGCTTTGATGTGGAAGCCTTTGCCCCTTTTCGAGATAAACCGCTAGTGTTTGTGTAG
- a CDS encoding PAP/fibrillin family protein gives MIAKAELLAAISGTNRGVITTEANRSLVLDKVVQLEVQNPTPQPLNERERLSGVWRLIYTTSPDLLGLARLPVVPAGPIHQCIRGQELKLYNVLELQGIPFLEGVLCVAARLTPVSERRVQVNFERTIVGVKGLMNYPSLDTLISRLETQSPVAALSVPLDTDRSAGWLETTYLDEDLRIGRGNNDSLFVLTRV, from the coding sequence ATGATTGCCAAGGCAGAGTTACTGGCTGCGATCTCAGGAACAAATCGAGGCGTGATCACCACCGAAGCCAATCGTAGCCTAGTGCTGGATAAAGTCGTTCAGCTCGAAGTTCAAAATCCCACCCCCCAGCCCTTAAATGAACGAGAACGCCTCAGTGGGGTTTGGCGATTAATTTATACCACGAGCCCTGACCTTTTGGGCTTGGCGCGTTTGCCCGTGGTGCCTGCCGGACCCATTCATCAATGCATCCGAGGACAAGAGCTGAAGCTCTATAACGTTTTGGAGCTACAGGGCATCCCATTCTTAGAAGGAGTTCTGTGTGTGGCAGCTCGGCTGACCCCCGTATCGGAGCGACGAGTCCAGGTCAATTTTGAGCGGACGATTGTGGGGGTGAAGGGGCTTATGAATTATCCGTCCCTGGATACTCTGATCTCTCGCTTGGAAACCCAGAGTCCAGTTGCAGCCCTCTCCGTTCCCTTGGATACCGATCGTTCGGCGGGTTGGTTAGAAACCACCTATCTAGATGAGGACTTACGCATTGGTCGAGGCAATAATGATAGCCTCTTTGTGTTGACAAGAGTCTAA
- a CDS encoding NAD+ synthase, translating to MKIAIAQLNPTIGDLVGNAEAIAAAATAAEQQGTTLLLTPELSLCGYPPRDLLLDPSFVAAAQTALEQLATQLPAKLHVLVGSVQENAAQGGKPLFNSIVHLHNGEIQQCFHKHLLPTYDVFDEDRYFEPGHQPNVLDLKEGKIGVTICEDLWNNSEFWEKQAYAVDPVAELMSYNVDLIINLSASPFCVGKQELREAMLRHHAQQYHCPLIYANQVGGNDDLIFDGRSVAVNRQGDVVGRAKGFAPDLLLFDYEAHDLLPSRIESAVSDINAEIWSALVLGLRDYAQKCGFSQAVLGLSGGIDSSLVAAIATAALGQENVLGVLMPSPYSSDHSIKDAEDLAQNLGMPTTQLAIAPAMQTYDQILDPVFAGTEPGVAEENIQARIRGNLLMAIANKFGRLLISTGNKSEMAVGYCTLYGDMNGGLAAIADVPKTRVYELCRWLNTHTPPELGEKGIIIPDSVITKPPSAELKPGQVDQDSLPDYDVLDDILYRYVDHHQSGQQIIAAGHPAAIVDRIIQMVKRAEFKRRQAPPGLKITDRAFGTGWRMPIAARTTWPPTAAQPVSVET from the coding sequence ATGAAGATTGCGATCGCACAATTGAATCCCACTATTGGTGATCTGGTGGGAAATGCTGAAGCTATTGCAGCGGCGGCCACGGCAGCCGAACAGCAGGGGACTACCTTACTCTTGACCCCAGAGCTGTCCCTATGTGGCTATCCCCCTAGAGACTTGTTGCTCGACCCCAGTTTTGTGGCAGCGGCTCAAACTGCCTTAGAACAGCTGGCCACTCAGTTACCAGCCAAGCTCCATGTGCTGGTGGGCAGCGTGCAGGAGAACGCGGCTCAGGGGGGCAAACCCCTATTCAATAGCATTGTTCATTTGCATAACGGCGAGATTCAGCAGTGCTTTCATAAGCATTTGCTACCCACCTACGATGTGTTTGATGAAGATCGCTATTTTGAACCCGGCCACCAGCCCAATGTCCTGGACTTGAAAGAAGGCAAAATTGGGGTCACTATCTGTGAAGATCTGTGGAATAATTCAGAGTTCTGGGAGAAACAAGCCTACGCCGTGGATCCAGTTGCTGAACTGATGAGCTACAACGTGGATTTGATCATCAACTTATCTGCCTCTCCCTTCTGCGTCGGCAAACAAGAACTGCGAGAAGCGATGTTACGGCACCATGCTCAGCAGTACCACTGTCCCCTGATCTATGCCAATCAGGTGGGTGGCAATGACGACTTGATTTTTGATGGCCGCAGTGTCGCCGTCAACCGCCAGGGAGATGTGGTGGGACGGGCCAAGGGCTTTGCACCTGACTTGTTGCTCTTCGATTACGAGGCTCATGATCTGCTGCCCAGTCGAATCGAGTCTGCGGTATCGGATATCAATGCTGAAATTTGGTCAGCCTTGGTATTGGGATTGCGAGACTATGCCCAAAAATGTGGATTTAGCCAAGCCGTTCTGGGATTGAGTGGCGGTATTGACTCTTCCCTAGTGGCTGCCATTGCCACTGCCGCTCTGGGTCAAGAGAATGTATTGGGTGTGCTGATGCCTTCCCCCTATAGCTCTGATCATTCCATCAAGGATGCGGAAGATCTGGCTCAGAACTTGGGAATGCCGACGACACAGTTAGCGATCGCACCAGCAATGCAAACCTATGACCAGATCCTAGATCCCGTTTTTGCCGGGACCGAGCCCGGTGTAGCAGAAGAGAATATTCAAGCCCGAATTCGGGGCAATTTGCTGATGGCCATTGCTAATAAATTTGGCCGTTTGCTGATCTCCACTGGTAATAAATCGGAGATGGCGGTTGGTTACTGCACCCTCTATGGGGATATGAACGGGGGCTTAGCAGCCATTGCAGATGTGCCTAAAACCCGGGTTTACGAGCTATGCCGTTGGCTGAATACCCACACGCCACCTGAACTGGGAGAAAAGGGTATCATCATTCCTGACTCTGTGATCACCAAACCCCCTAGCGCTGAACTTAAGCCCGGCCAGGTGGATCAAGACTCTTTGCCTGATTATGACGTTCTTGATGATATTCTCTATCGCTATGTCGATCACCACCAATCGGGCCAACAAATAATCGCGGCAGGTCACCCCGCCGCGATCGTGGACCGAATTATTCAAATGGTCAAAAGGGCTGAGTTCAAACGCCGCCAAGCCCCTCCTGGACTCAAGATTACGGACCGAGCGTTTGGCACAGGTTGGCGTATGCCCATTGCGGCTCGAACCACTTGGCCACCTACAGCAGCTCAGCCTGTATCCGTTGAGACCTAA
- a CDS encoding biopolymer transporter ExbD has protein sequence MKTFLDNEDADIQVELIPLLDVVFCLLAVFILGTVGLSRPEGINLNLPKAETGTPQFSSKFRVQVGILGELLANNQPVNQTQLKQLVSRYLQTTPQGVVILKADGGATYDQVITVLDMLRSVGGERVALETVKSDPVTPPGQIPGQPPGQNDVLPVPSVDGPNPGSFPTVPNQPSTTTPLPGQPLAPLPGSQPQPSPAAP, from the coding sequence ATGAAAACATTTTTAGACAATGAAGATGCAGATATTCAAGTTGAGCTAATTCCGCTGTTGGATGTTGTTTTTTGTCTCCTGGCGGTGTTTATTTTGGGGACGGTAGGTTTGAGTCGCCCCGAAGGGATTAACCTTAATCTTCCCAAGGCAGAAACAGGAACGCCCCAATTTAGCAGTAAGTTTAGGGTGCAAGTTGGCATCCTCGGGGAGCTGTTGGCTAATAATCAACCGGTGAATCAAACTCAGTTGAAGCAGTTGGTGAGCCGCTATTTGCAAACGACCCCTCAAGGGGTTGTGATTTTGAAGGCGGATGGGGGTGCTACTTACGACCAGGTGATTACGGTTTTGGATATGCTGCGGTCTGTGGGCGGAGAGCGGGTTGCCTTAGAGACAGTGAAAAGTGATCCAGTCACCCCTCCCGGTCAGATCCCTGGTCAACCACCCGGTCAAAATGATGTGTTACCCGTGCCGTCTGTGGATGGTCCGAATCCAGGATCATTTCCTACGGTGCCCAATCAGCCATCTACGACGACGCCTTTGCCAGGACAACCCCTTGCTCCTTTGCCGGGGTCTCAACCCCAACCTAGTCCAGCTGCACCCTAA
- the grxD gene encoding Grx4 family monothiol glutaredoxin, producing the protein MTPELKERLDSLVQTNKILVFMKGSKLMPQCGFSNNAVQILNSLGVPYETVDVLEDYDIRQGIKEYSNWPTIPQVYINGEFVGGSDVLIELYQQGELQQLVEVALAS; encoded by the coding sequence ATGACACCTGAATTGAAAGAACGCCTGGATAGCTTAGTTCAAACCAACAAAATCCTTGTGTTTATGAAAGGCTCTAAGCTGATGCCTCAATGTGGATTTTCCAATAACGCGGTTCAGATCCTCAATAGCCTTGGCGTTCCTTACGAAACAGTAGATGTTTTAGAAGACTACGATATTCGTCAAGGGATTAAAGAGTATTCCAACTGGCCGACTATTCCCCAAGTCTATATCAATGGGGAATTTGTAGGAGGTTCCGATGTCTTGATCGAACTGTACCAGCAGGGTGAGTTGCAGCAGTTGGTCGAGGTTGCCCTAGCTTCGTAA
- a CDS encoding MotA/TolQ/ExbB proton channel family protein produces the protein MNIIELFEKGGPTIWPLLGLSILAIGTVFERLWFWSNLLKGERKTAKQILDAARRDWDEATHLARQFSNQPIGRFLFTPLRLANQEPEIFRLALEASADEELTAMRKGSKVLEAVIALSPLLGLFGTILGLQNSLGKLNFEEFGQIVGNPALGIDQALTSTLVGLAIAIVSLTFYRLFQGLVFNQARIFRRTGNELELVYRQFWLQPSETRPALPPQNDSQE, from the coding sequence GTGAATATTATCGAGCTATTTGAGAAGGGAGGGCCCACAATATGGCCATTGCTTGGACTCTCTATATTAGCGATTGGAACTGTTTTTGAGCGGTTATGGTTCTGGAGCAATCTTCTCAAAGGAGAACGAAAAACAGCGAAGCAAATTCTGGATGCTGCCCGCCGAGATTGGGATGAAGCGACTCACCTAGCTCGACAATTTAGCAATCAACCTATCGGTCGATTTCTGTTTACTCCGTTACGGTTAGCGAATCAAGAACCGGAAATTTTTCGATTAGCTCTAGAAGCCTCTGCTGATGAAGAGCTGACAGCTATGCGCAAGGGCAGCAAAGTTCTAGAAGCTGTGATTGCTTTATCTCCATTACTGGGACTATTTGGTACTATTTTAGGCTTGCAAAATTCCCTAGGTAAATTAAATTTTGAGGAATTTGGTCAAATTGTTGGTAATCCAGCTTTAGGAATTGACCAGGCTTTAACCAGTACATTGGTAGGATTGGCCATTGCGATTGTTTCCCTGACCTTTTATCGGCTATTTCAAGGATTGGTCTTTAATCAGGCGCGCATTTTTCGACGGACGGGGAATGAACTAGAGCTGGTCTATCGACAGTTTTGGCTGCAGCCCTCCGAAACACGGCCTGCCCTGCCCCCTCAAAACGATTCTCAAGAATAA
- the psb29 gene encoding photosystem II biogenesis protein Psp29: protein MNNLRTVSDTKRAFYSIHTRPVNSVYRRVVEELMVEMHLLRVNEDFRYDPIFALGVTTSFDRFMDGYQPENDKDAIFSAICKAQEADPVQMQKDGQRLTELAQSKSAQEMLDWITQAANSGGDELQWQLRNIAQNPKFKYSRLFAIGLFTLLELSEGNITQDEESLAEFLPNICTVLNISESKLQKDLEIYRGNLDKIAQVRQAMDDILEAQKKRREADQAKKEGSDDTPTTEASTPDSEPTSEVSS from the coding sequence GTGAATAACCTGCGTACTGTTTCTGACACAAAACGAGCTTTTTACTCTATTCATACCCGTCCCGTAAATTCAGTGTATCGAAGGGTGGTAGAGGAGCTCATGGTAGAGATGCATCTACTGCGGGTGAATGAAGATTTTCGCTACGATCCTATTTTTGCATTGGGCGTGACGACATCCTTTGACCGGTTTATGGATGGGTATCAGCCTGAGAATGATAAAGATGCAATCTTTAGCGCCATCTGTAAGGCCCAGGAAGCCGATCCCGTCCAAATGCAGAAGGACGGCCAGCGCTTAACTGAATTGGCCCAGTCGAAATCTGCCCAGGAAATGCTGGATTGGATTACCCAAGCGGCAAACTCCGGGGGCGATGAGCTGCAATGGCAGCTACGAAATATTGCTCAAAACCCTAAGTTTAAATACAGTCGTCTATTTGCGATTGGGTTGTTTACCCTTTTAGAACTCAGTGAGGGGAACATCACCCAAGACGAAGAATCTTTGGCAGAGTTTTTACCTAATATTTGTACAGTGCTCAATATCTCTGAGAGTAAGCTGCAAAAGGATCTAGAAATCTATCGAGGTAACTTGGATAAAATTGCCCAAGTTCGTCAGGCCATGGATGATATTTTGGAAGCCCAGAAGAAGCGTAGAGAAGCAGACCAGGCTAAAAAAGAGGGCTCTGATGATACGCCTACTACCGAGGCGAGTACCCCAGATTCTGAACCCACCTCTGAAGTCTCTAGTTAG
- a CDS encoding DUF362 domain-containing protein: MTSSVSLTPAHSYEQPSLKESLESVLAPLGGMAKFVTPGDRVLLKPNLLTGGRPQNECTTRSEVVARVAEMVIAAGGHPFIGDSPAFGSARGVAEANGYEPMLTALSIPIVELHGSRYPTESQTFDHLRLSKEAMEADVIINLPKVKSHVQLTMTLGVKNLFGCVPGKMKAWWHMEAGKDVDRFGEMLVETARTLSPHLTIVDGIIAHEGNGPSNGDPRPLGILAASADVFALDRAILEMLQVAPEQVPTMAAALRLEYCPDWQDIQFPLCHPHDLQVKDWRLPDNLMPIDFGAPRVLRSTFKHLYIRWIKEPMAAYAQR, from the coding sequence ATGACCTCATCTGTCAGCCTTACTCCGGCTCATAGCTATGAGCAACCTTCCCTAAAGGAATCCCTGGAATCGGTGCTGGCACCGTTGGGAGGGATGGCAAAATTTGTTACCCCAGGGGATCGGGTTTTGCTCAAACCCAATTTATTGACAGGGGGGCGTCCCCAGAACGAATGTACGACTCGATCGGAAGTGGTTGCGAGGGTGGCAGAGATGGTCATCGCAGCCGGGGGGCATCCTTTTATTGGGGATAGTCCGGCTTTTGGGAGTGCTCGGGGGGTAGCAGAGGCCAATGGTTATGAGCCGATGTTAACGGCCCTCAGTATTCCTATTGTGGAATTACATGGGAGCCGTTATCCCACGGAAAGTCAGACGTTTGATCATCTGAGGCTGTCGAAGGAAGCGATGGAAGCCGATGTGATCATTAACCTACCGAAGGTAAAATCCCATGTTCAGCTAACGATGACGTTGGGGGTTAAAAATTTATTCGGTTGCGTCCCCGGCAAAATGAAGGCCTGGTGGCATATGGAAGCCGGTAAGGATGTGGATCGGTTTGGAGAAATGTTGGTGGAAACCGCCCGAACCCTCTCTCCTCATCTGACCATTGTGGATGGCATCATCGCCCATGAGGGGAATGGTCCTAGTAACGGTGATCCGAGACCTCTAGGAATATTGGCAGCTTCTGCTGATGTTTTTGCATTAGACCGAGCGATTCTAGAAATGTTGCAGGTGGCACCTGAACAGGTACCCACAATGGCGGCAGCGCTTCGCCTGGAATATTGTCCAGACTGGCAAGATATTCAGTTTCCTTTGTGTCATCCCCATGATTTGCAGGTCAAAGATTGGCGATTACCGGATAATTTAATGCCCATTGATTTTGGTGCACCACGAGTGTTGCGGTCGACCTTTAAACATCTCTACATCCGCTGGATTAAAGAACCGATGGCAGCCTATGCTCAGCGGTAG
- a CDS encoding nicotinate-nucleotide adenylyltransferase, translated as MTKIALFGTSADPPTVGHQSIIEWLAGLYDYVAVWASDNPFKQHQSLLSERQRMLSLLVQDSQQRHQQVGLRPELSHSKTLFTVQQAQQLWPQAELTLVVGSDVVTTLPHWYGVETLFQQVQLLILHRPDAQLDPNALTALQRLGARFAIANFQGPPVSSSHYRHTGDINDVPPAIAAYIQQHHLYSWNVPHPHLDESPQPLLLTTPPLP; from the coding sequence ATGACAAAAATTGCACTTTTTGGCACCAGTGCTGATCCGCCCACCGTGGGACATCAATCCATTATTGAATGGTTAGCTGGGCTCTACGATTATGTGGCCGTCTGGGCCTCAGATAACCCCTTTAAACAGCATCAGTCTCTTTTGTCTGAACGCCAACGCATGTTGTCGCTGCTCGTTCAGGATTCACAGCAGCGACATCAACAGGTAGGCTTACGGCCAGAGTTAAGTCATTCCAAGACCCTGTTCACGGTGCAGCAGGCCCAACAGCTTTGGCCCCAGGCTGAGCTTACCCTGGTAGTCGGTTCAGATGTGGTGACAACCTTGCCCCATTGGTACGGGGTTGAAACTTTATTCCAGCAGGTCCAGCTCCTGATTTTGCACCGTCCCGATGCACAGCTCGATCCGAATGCCTTAACAGCCTTGCAACGGTTGGGGGCTCGGTTTGCAATCGCAAATTTCCAAGGCCCACCCGTCTCCTCCAGCCATTACCGCCATACGGGGGATATTAACGATGTCCCGCCTGCTATTGCCGCCTATATTCAACAACATCATCTGTACTCATGGAACGTGCCCCATCCTCATCTCGACGAGAGTCCACAACCTCTACTCTTGACTACCCCACCCCTGCCCTAG
- a CDS encoding nicotinate phosphoribosyltransferase produces the protein MLELVKPPEVADQSLNLSASDYNLLTDLYQATMSACYLNENLAEIPASFELTVRRLPDKFGYLVAMGLAQVLDYLQNLKFTARQIQYLQGTDLFSHAPTQFWRMLEEGKFTGDVWAVPEGTTIFANEPFLRIEAPLWQAQWVETFILNTINYQTLIATRAARLRDVAGPDATVLEFGTRRAFGPQASVWAARAALAAGLNATSNVLAAQLLGRQPSGTMAHALVMAMTATQGTELQAFTAFHRTFPQAALLIDTYDTLAAAQTLAEKVNAGELEVPAIRLDSGDLVELSQQIHQLLPEAKIVVSGDLDEPEILRLRQAGAHIHGYGVGTKLVTGSPVNGVYKLVDIDGNPVMKEANGKITYPGRKQIFRQFHQGQVSQDHLGLVNDSAPEGQPLLQLMMKAGQRLKTPESLETIAQRTLDSVQSLPADVRSVVNPVSLPMQLSTDLQALTAATRRTSKTA, from the coding sequence ATGTTAGAACTGGTTAAGCCCCCTGAGGTAGCTGATCAATCTTTAAACCTCTCTGCCAGTGACTATAATCTCTTGACTGATTTATATCAAGCCACCATGTCTGCTTGCTATTTAAATGAGAATCTGGCGGAAATACCGGCAAGCTTCGAGTTAACGGTTCGGCGCTTACCTGACAAGTTCGGCTATTTAGTCGCCATGGGTTTAGCACAGGTTTTAGATTACCTACAAAACCTAAAATTTACGGCTCGGCAAATTCAGTATCTTCAAGGAACCGATTTATTTAGTCATGCCCCTACTCAGTTTTGGCGCATGTTAGAAGAAGGAAAATTTACTGGTGACGTGTGGGCGGTCCCGGAAGGAACAACCATCTTTGCCAACGAACCCTTTTTGAGGATTGAAGCGCCCTTGTGGCAAGCCCAGTGGGTAGAAACGTTTATCCTCAATACCATCAACTATCAAACCTTAATCGCCACTCGTGCGGCTCGGTTGCGAGATGTGGCCGGTCCTGATGCCACAGTTTTAGAATTTGGAACCCGCCGAGCATTTGGACCGCAGGCGTCTGTATGGGCGGCCCGAGCTGCCTTGGCTGCCGGATTAAATGCCACCTCGAATGTCTTAGCGGCCCAACTTTTGGGCCGACAGCCCAGTGGAACGATGGCCCATGCGTTAGTCATGGCCATGACGGCCACTCAAGGGACTGAACTTCAGGCTTTTACCGCTTTTCACCGCACCTTTCCTCAGGCGGCGCTGTTGATTGATACCTATGACACCCTCGCAGCAGCCCAAACTCTGGCGGAGAAGGTTAATGCGGGGGAACTGGAGGTACCGGCGATTCGCCTAGATTCAGGGGATTTAGTGGAATTATCCCAACAGATTCATCAGCTCTTGCCGGAAGCCAAAATTGTGGTGAGTGGAGATTTGGATGAACCAGAAATTCTTCGACTTCGCCAAGCGGGAGCCCATATCCACGGCTATGGCGTCGGGACGAAGCTGGTGACGGGCAGTCCTGTCAACGGGGTATATAAGCTCGTCGATATCGATGGCAATCCCGTGATGAAGGAGGCCAATGGCAAAATCACTTATCCGGGGCGCAAACAAATTTTTCGCCAGTTTCATCAGGGGCAGGTTAGTCAAGATCACCTGGGATTAGTCAACGATTCGGCTCCAGAGGGTCAACCTCTCTTGCAGCTGATGATGAAAGCAGGACAACGACTCAAAACCCCAGAATCTCTAGAAACCATTGCCCAGCGCACCTTAGACTCTGTGCAGAGCTTGCCAGCAGACGTCCGTTCTGTGGTTAATCCAGTTTCTTTACCCATGCAGTTATCGACCGATTTACAAGCCCTAACGGCGGCGACTCGCCGGACATCAAAGACTGCTTAG